The following coding sequences are from one Panicum hallii strain FIL2 chromosome 5, PHallii_v3.1, whole genome shotgun sequence window:
- the LOC112891948 gene encoding receptor-like protein 7 has translation MAHHGPTAVALHLLLQIHLAVMVCSLLPSSAGAFTSSNTNAVAVAPRVPCLRSQEMALLQLKRSFTATAYSITAFRSWKVGTDCCGWAGVHCGDADGRVTSLDLGSWGLESAGLDPALFDLTSLRYLNLAWNNFNLSKLPSTGFEQLTNLTSLNLPNTFFSGQVPHNIGRLTNLVSLDLSVSSELVELADNMDRYIEGDLDNIESLAVTNFTSLVANLGSLRELNLGGVNLSQSTDWCDALSMYARNLRVLRLDGCKIHGPICGTFSALRSLSVIDLQGSSLTGQIPDFFANYSLLNVLQLSYNQLEGWVSPEIFEHKKLVTIDLYYNPKLSGSLPNISADSCLQNLLVGRTNFSSTIPSSIGKIRSLKRLGLDAPGFSGNLPSSIGELKSLNTLKVSGLNLVGPMPSWITNLTSLKVLKFSYCGLYGSIPSSIGHLIKLKIFAVMQCEASGEIPPHIFNMTQLEELALGSNNFTGIVELNSLWRLPNLSLLDLSNNKIVVQEGQENSSMVSLPNIQFLNLAACSITKFPSILKHLNYCIGLDLSNNQMHGAIPRWVWENWSTDPSFGLFYLDLSHNNFTSVGYETFLPISLVKLDLSFNMFEGPIPLPQYSAQVLDYSSNMFSSMPHNFSTQLRDTYVFKASRNNLSGNIPTSFCIVSEFLDLSYNTFNGSVPSCLMEDANPLIVLNLKENQLDGELPDTINENCTLELLDISSNRIEGQLPKSLVACKRLEVLAIANNNITGSFPCWMSTLPRLQVLILKHNNFFGLVIPSSAKEKITWGFPSLRILDISYNNFSGTLNKEWLSKLMGMIVEVSNETLVMEYYAYYGQLYHLGTKIRSKGSGNQFDKRWMTFGFIDRSNNTYQLSTELTSKGSERQFDEIWRTLGFLDVSNNAFQGSIPADIGGLVLLDVLNMSHNSFTGPIPSQLGHLAHLESLDLSSNALSGEIPLELASLDSLTTLNLSNNKLMGSIPESPHFMTFSNNSFLGNEDLCGPPLSKVCNNKVKSNAKKKSVDFILFLFVGIGFGVGFAVAVVVAWGIPVRKRA, from the coding sequence TGCTCGCTTCTCCCTTCGTCAGCCGGTGCGTTCACCAGCAGCAACACTAATGCTGTTGCCGTGGCGCCGCGGGTCCCATGCCTGCGATCCCAGGAGATGGCGCTGCTTCAGCTCAAACGCTCGTTTACCGCCACCGCCTACTCCATCACGGCGTTCCGGTCATGGAAGGTCGGCACGGACTGCTGCGGATGGGCGGGCGTGCACTGCGGTGACGCCGACGGTCGTGTGACTTCCCTTGACCTAGGGAGTTGGGGCCTGGAGAGCGCAGGTCTCGACCCTGCGCTTTTCGATCTAACCTCCCTCAGGTACCTCAACCTTGCGTGGAACAATTTCAATTTGTCTAAACTTCCGTCCACCGGGTTTGAGCAATTGACTAATCTCACCAGTCTCAACCTCCCCAACACCTTCTTTTCCGGTCAAGTTCCTCACAACATAGGCCGTCTCACCAACTTGGTCTCTCTTGACCTCTCCGTTTCCTCTGAACTTGTAGAGTTGGCCGACAATATGGATAGGTATATAGAGGGTGACCTTGACAATATTGAGAGCCTAGCCGTGACAAACTTCACATCCTTAGTTGCAAACCTCGGTAGTTTGAGGGAGCTTAATCTTGGTGGTGTCAACCTGTCCCAGTCAACAGATTGGTGTGATGCTCTATCCATGTACGCTCGAAATCTCCGTGTCCTTAGGTTGGATGGTTGTAAAATCCATGGACCAATCTGTGGGACATTCTCTGCTTTACGCTCACTATCCGTGATTGATCTCCAGGGTAGTTCATTGACCGGTCAAATACCAGATTTCTTTGCCAACTATTCCTTGCTCAATGTTCTCCAGCTTAGCTACAATCAACTCGAAGGATGGGTTTCTCCCGAAATCTTTGAACATAAGAAATTGGTGACTATCGATCTTTACTATAATCCTAAACTCTCCGGTAGCCTCCCAAATATCTCAGCTGATAGTTGTCTACAAAATTTGCTGGTTGGTCGCACCAACTTCTCTAGTACAATACCAAGTTCCATTGGCAAAATCAGATCTTTAAAAAGGCTAGGCCTTGATGCACCTGGATTTTCTGGAAATCTGCCCTCATCAATTGGCGAGCTCAAATCCTTGAACACATTGAAGGTATCAGGATTAAATCTAGTAGGACCTATGCCATCATGGATCACAAACTTAACTTCCTTAAAGGTTCTTAAATTTTCTTATTGTGGCTTATATGGATCAATACCTTCTTCCATAGGTCATTTGATCAAACTAAAAATATTTGCAGTCATGCAATGCGAAGCTTCAGGGGAGATACCTCCACACATCTTTAATATGACACAATTAGAAGAACTAGCCCTTGGTTCCAACAATTTTACAGGAATAGTGGAACTTAACTCGCTATGGAGACTACCAAACCTATCCCTCTTGGACCTATCAAACAACAAGATAGTAGTACAAGAGGGACAAGAAAATTCTTCAATGGTATCCTTACCTAACATACAATTCTTAAACTTGGCGGCATGTAGCATCACTAAGTTCCCTAGCATTTTAAAGCATCTAAACTATTGCATAGGGCTTGACCTTTCAAATAACCAAATGCATGGGGCCATACCCCGGTGGGTATGGGAAAATTGGTCGACAGACCCATCCTTTGGCCTTTTCTATCTGGATTTGTCACACAATAATTTTACTAGTGTTGGCTACGAAACCTTTCTTCCTATTTCTTTAGTAAAGCTGGATCTCAGTTTCAACATGTTTGAGGGGCCAATACCCCTACCCCAATATTCTGCGCAAGTGCTTGATTACTCTAGCAACATGTTCTCATCCATGCCACATAATTTTTCTACTCAACTTAGAGATACTTACGTTTTCAAGGCGTCTCGAAACAATCTATCAGGGAATATTCCAACATCTTTTTGTATTGTTTCTGAATTTCTTGATCTCTCTTACAATACCTTTAATGGTTCAGTCCCCTCTTGCCTGATGGAGGATGCCAATCCATTGATAGTTCTAAATCTCAAAGAAAATCAACTTGACGGAGAGCTTCCTGACACTATCAACGAAAACTGCACTCTTGAGTTGCTAGACATAAGTAGCAATCGTATTGAAGGGCAGTTGCCTAAATCTCTTGTGGCTTGCAAAAGATTGGAGGTCCTTGCTATCGCAAACAATAACATAACCGGCTCTTTTCCATGTTGGATGAGTACACTCCCAAGACTTCAAGTCCTCATCCTAAAACACAACAATTTCTTTGGATTGGTGATACCATCTAGCGCCAAAGAAAAAATCACTTGGGGATTCCCAAGCCTTCGGATTTTGGATATATCCTACAATAACTTCTCAGGCACACTGAACAAAGAATGGCTTTCAAAATTAATGGGCATGATAGTCGAAGTTAGTAATGAGACATTGGTGATGGAATATTACGCTTATTATGGTCAACTCTACCATCTTGGCACAAAAATCAGAAGCAAAGGATCAGGGAACCAATTTGATAAGAGATGGATGACCTTTGGATTCATTGATCGCTCAAATAATACCTACCAGCTTAGCACTGAACTCACAAGCAAAGGATCAGAGCGCCAATTTGATGAGATATGGAGGACCCTTGGATTCCTTGATGTCTCAAATAATGCTTTCCAGGGAAGCATCCCCGCAGATATCGGGGGGCTTGTTTTGCTGGACGTCCTCAACATGTCACACAACTCCTTCACAGGGCCAATTCCATCTCAGCTCGGTCATTTGGCACACTTGGAGTCTTTGGACCTGTCCTCTAATGCGCTTTCTGGGGAGATCCCATTGGAGTTAGCATCGTTGGACTCACTCACAACATTGAACCTGTCCAACAACAAGCTGATGGGAAGCATACCAGAATCACCTCATTTCATGACATTCTCCAACAATTCATTTCTTGGAAATGAAGATTTGTGCGGGCCTCCACTGTCAAAAGTGTGCAACAACAAAGTAAAGTCAAATGCGAAGAAGAAATCTGTAGATTTTATATTATTCCTATTTGTTGGAATAGGATTTGGTGTTGGATTTGCAGTTGCAGTTGTAGTGGCATGGGGAATTCCTGTTAGAAAACGAGCTTGA
- the LOC112894566 gene encoding transcription initiation factor TFIID subunit 15b — MSGSYGSDDYRGGGGGGGGYGGRGGGGGGRGRGGGGGGYGGGGGGGYGGGGGGGYGSGGGGFGVGGGRGGGGGFGGGGRGGGGRGGGGRGGGREGGREGDWVCPDASCGNVNFARRTECNKCGTPCPSGAGGGGGGGGYNRSGGGGGGYNRGGGDYGSGGGGGFDRDGAGGGGRGGYNRSGGNDRGFDDHRGGRGGSYGGRDQENQRGSEGGYNAGGYGQAPPQGPPSFGGPAGDYAAPPSSYGGNNAYGSDSAVPPPNSYSGGPASYPPSYGAPPPNQYGGGAPGGQGGLPPTYDGGYGGRSMPGGGGSGGAPPPYHGGGGGGGGGYTGGAASEPAAKVKQCDANCDETCDNARIYISNLPPDVTVEELQELFGGIGQVGRIKQKRGYKDQWPWNIKIYTDDSGKAKGDACLAYEDPSAAHSAGGFYNNYDMRGYKISVVMAEKSAPRAPSYGHGGGRGGGYGGGRRDNYRDGGGHGPNRNQGGGSRSRPY; from the exons ATGTCGGGGTCTTACGGATCCGACGActaccgcggcggcggcggtggcggcggcggataCGGCGGCCGAG gtggcggtggaggcggccgcgggcgcggaggcggtggaggagggtatggaggtgggggtgggggaggttatggaggtggtggtggaggtggataTGGAAGTGGTGGTGGAGGATTCGGCGTCGGGGGCGGtagaggcggaggcggcggcttcGGTGGCGGAGGGCGAGGTGGaggtggccgaggcggtggcggccgcgggggaGGACGCGAGGGAGGACGCGAGGGCGACTGGGTTTGCCCTGATGCGAG CTGTGGCAATGTGAACTTTGCAAGAAGGACTGAGTGCAACAAGTGTGGAACACCTTGCCCAAgtggagctggaggtggaggtggtggcggcggttACAATAGATCtggtggaggtggtgggggCTACAACCGTGGTGGTGGTGATTACGGGtctggaggaggaggtggctTTGACAGAGATGGTGCTGGTGGTGGGGGAAGAGGAGGATACAACCGAAGTGGTGGTAATGACCGTGGTTTTGATGATCACCGTGGTGGTAGAGGTGGCAGTTATGGGGGACGAGACCAGGAAAACCAAAGGGGCAGTGAAGGTGGCTACAATGCTGGTGGTTATGGACAAGCTCCTCCGCAAGGGCCTCCTTCCTTCGGTGGACCCGCCGGTGACTACGCAGCGCCTCCGAGCTCCTATGGAGGCAACAATGCTTATGGTTCAGACTCTGCAGTGCCACCTCCTAATAGCTATAGCGGTGGCCCAGCCTCATACCCACCAAGCTATGGTGCCCCTCCTCCAAACCAATATGGTGGTGGTGCCCCAGGGGGGCAAGGGGGTCTGCCTCCTACATATGATGGTGGCTATGGTGGTCGATCCATGCCAGGGGGTGGGGGTTCTGGTGGTGCACCTCCACCTTATcatggtggcggtggcggtggaggcggtggttATACTGGTGGTGCTGCTTCTGAGCCAGCGGCAAAGGTTAAGCAGTGTGATGCAAACTGTGATGAGACATGTGACAATGCAAGAATTTACATCTCAAATTTGCCCCCTGATGTCACTGTTGAAGAATTACAGGAGCTATTTGGAGGAATCGGCCAG GTTGGAAGGATCAAGCAAAAACGTGGCTATAAAGATCAGTGGCCCTGGAACATAAAAATCTATACTGATGACTCCGGAAAAGCCAAAGGAGATGCTTGCCTTGCTTATGAAGATCCTTCTGCTGCTCATTCAGCTGGTGGATTCTACAACA ATTATGACATGAGAGGCTATAAAATCAGCGTTGTGATGGCTGAGAAATCAGCACCCAGAGCACCCTCTTATGGTCATGG TGGTGGCCGTGGTGGTGGCTATGGTGGCGGTCGCAGGGACAATTACAGAGATGGTGGTGGGCATGGACCCAATAGAAACCAGGGTGGTGGTTCGCGTTCACGACCTTACTGA
- the LOC112895410 gene encoding non-classical arabinogalactan protein 31-like, giving the protein MAAFLPFAVLVSLLATGATADGYGGSPSPLTPPAPYSPPPGTPKPAPYTPPAAPAHGNEKKLVVVRVEGLVLCQSCMQWGSQSLDGAAPLPGAKVTVTCRDKKNRVMSWRSPAADYNGYFHAEFGVERAGDYFGGDPRAACFVRLLSSPDARCNGVTNIGGGMEGAPIRDEGKRWTDQRGIENVVYAAGPLAFKPAMCAPTRHY; this is encoded by the coding sequence ATGGCGGCATTCCTCCCCTTCGCCGTCCTCGTGTCCCTCCTCGCCACCGGCGCCACGGCTGACGGCTACGGCGGCAGCCCCAGCCCCTTGACACCGCCGGCGCCCTACAGCCCGCCGCCCGGCACGCCGAAGCCCGCGCCATACACCCCGCCGGCGGCGCCCGCCCACGGCAACGAGAAGAAGCTGGTGGTGGTGCGCGTGGAGGGCCTGGTGCTGTGCCAGAGCTGCATGCAGTGGGGCTCGCAGAGCCTCGACGGCGCGGCGCCGCTGCCGGGGGCGAAGGTGACGGTCACCTGCCGTGACAAGAAGAACCGCGTCATGTCGTGGCGGTCCCCCGCCGCCGACTACAACGGCTACTTCCACGCGGAGTTCGGCGTCGAGCGCGCCGGCGACTACTTCGGCGGGGACCCCCGCGCCGCCTGCTTCGTGCGCCTGCTCTCGTCGCCGGACGCCAGGTGCAACGGCGTCACCAACATCGGCGGCGGCATGGAGGGCGCGCCGATCCGCGACGAGGGCAAGCGGTGGACCGACCAGCGCGGCATCGAGAACGTCGTCTACGCCGCCGGCCCGCTCGCGTTCAAGCCGGCGATGTGCGCGCCCACGCGCCACTACTGA